The following proteins are encoded in a genomic region of Paenibacillus sp. FSL H3-0469:
- the treR gene encoding trehalose operon repressor produces MRENIFLQIYTEYSSRIQSGQLAPGTKLPSESELAEAYKTSRETVRKALNLLFREGYINKIKGRGSFVLDMTRMDFPVTGLISFQELTGTLGVPSRTLVEETVLEPAGSLLARQLHLAEETPVWKVIRAREIEAERIILDKDYFRSDIVPFLSKEIAEGSIYEYLEAELGLKISYAKKLISVEPVTGEDQRLLDLKQYQHIVVVRNYVYLENTVLFQYTESRHRLDKFQFVDFARRVRR; encoded by the coding sequence ATGAGAGAGAATATATTTTTGCAGATCTATACGGAATACAGCAGCCGTATCCAATCCGGCCAGCTCGCGCCCGGAACCAAGCTGCCCTCTGAGAGTGAGCTGGCGGAGGCTTATAAGACCTCGCGGGAGACGGTGCGCAAGGCGCTGAATCTTTTGTTCCGCGAGGGCTATATTAACAAAATTAAAGGCAGGGGCTCGTTCGTGCTGGATATGACGCGGATGGATTTTCCCGTAACCGGGCTGATCTCATTCCAGGAGCTGACCGGGACGCTTGGGGTTCCCTCGCGGACACTGGTAGAAGAGACGGTCCTGGAGCCGGCAGGCTCCCTGCTGGCCCGGCAGCTGCACCTCGCTGAAGAGACGCCGGTATGGAAGGTCATCCGCGCCAGAGAGATTGAAGCCGAGCGGATTATTCTGGACAAGGACTATTTCCGGTCCGATATCGTTCCCTTCCTCAGCAAAGAGATCGCAGAAGGCTCTATTTATGAATATCTGGAGGCGGAGCTGGGTCTGAAGATCAGTTATGCCAAAAAGCTGATCTCCGTTGAGCCCGTGACCGGGGAGGATCAGCGTCTGCTGGACCTGAAGCAATACCAGCATATTGTCGTGGTGCGGAACTATGTGTATCTGGAGAATACCGTGCTGTTCCAATACACCGAATCCCGGCACCGGCTGGATAAGTTTCAGTTTGTGGATTTCGCCAGAAGGGTTAGGCGGTGA